GAGATTGTATGTTTGTAGTCCCGAACCTAACCAATGAAAATAACCACGGTCAACCATGACTTAATCTATTTTTATTGCTTTTTTGCTTCAGATTAACTAAAAACTTAACCTACTATGTTTTTTCAAAATTTTAAAATAGGATTTAAAAATACTGTTAACTTTATTAGCAGCATTATGCACTTAACTAAAAAAATATTTATGCTATAATCCTTTTGGGATTGCAGCTATTAATTTTTTAGTATAGTCTTTTTTAGGCGTGTTGTAGATAATATCGGCATCGTCTAATTCTTCAATTTGTCCGTGATTCATTACTAATAATTGATCACTCATGTATTTTACAACTGCTAAGTCATGAGAGATAAATATATAAGTGAATCCAAAATTATCTTTCAATTCATTTAAAAGATTTAAAACTTGTGCTTGAACAGAAATGTCTAAGGCTGAAACGGACTCGTCACAAACAATTAGTTTTGGTTGTAGTGCAATAGTGCGCGCAATTCCTATACGTTGTCTTTGTCCACCAGAAAACTCATGTGGATATCTATTAAAAGCAGTGTTATCCAATCCTACGCGATTTAAAATTTCTATCGTTTTCTCGTGCCTTTCAGTGTCTGAGGTATATAAGTTATGAACTTTCATGGGTTCCATAATAGCATTACCAATAGTAATTCTTGGGTTTAATGAGGCATATGGGTCTTGGAAAATTATCTGAATGTCTTTTCTAATAGCTATTGTTTCAGTTTTGTTTAAGGTCGTAATATCTTTTCCTTTATATAATATTTGACCTTTAGTGGCTTTGTCCAAGAGTAGGATCGCGTTACCTAACGTGGATTTTCCGCATCCAGATTCACCAACTAATCCTAGCGTTTCACCTTCATATAAATTAAAGCTGACGTTATTTACAGCTTTAAAAGTTTCCGCTTTAGCGAAAATACCAGATTTAGAGATATAGTCCTTTTCGAGATTAATAACTTCTAATAATGGCGCTTTTGAATATAATTTATCATGTTTTATTGTACGCATTTCACTAGTGATGATGGCTTCTGAGACCGTGTTATTTAAAACATCAGTAATGGTCGGTAATGTTTTTAATCGTACGTCTAAAGATGGTCTAGAGGAGATCAGTGCTTTGGTGTAGTTGTGTTTAGGGTGTTTGAATATGTTATGGACAGTATTTTGTTCTACAATTTCACCTTTGTACATCACTAAAACACGATTTGCAATTTCTGAGATTAAGCTTAAATCATGTGTTATAAAAATGATACTCATTTTTGTCTCTGCCTGTAACTCTTTTAATAGGCTGATTATTTCTTTTTGTACAGTGACGTCTAGTGCTGTGGTAGGTTCATCAGCAATAAGTAATTGTGGTTTGCAGGCGATGGCCATAGCGATCATTACGCGTTGCTTTTGTCCTCCAGAAATTTCATGCGGATGGGCTTTGTAAACACGATTTGGGTCTGGTAATTTGACTTTTTCAAGGAGGCTTAATGTTTCGGCTCGGACTTCTTTTTTTGTCAGTTTTGTATGCTGAAATAAAACTTCCTCGACTTGTTTACCGCAAGTCATAGAGGGATTCAAAGAACTCATAGGTTCTTGGAATATCATTGCGATTTGTTGACCTCTAATTTTTTGAAACTGTTTCGTGTTTAGCTTCACTAAATCAAGGTCATTAAAAACAATACTTCCCGATGTGATTTTGGAAATTTGTTTGGGTAGTAAACCTAATATAGCTAATGAGGAAACAGATTTCCCCGAACCCGATTCTCCAACAATACCAACTATTTCATTTTTATTAATAACATAAGACATGTTATTGATTATTGTCTTTAAAGATCCTTCGCTTTTAAAGTCGATAGAAAGACTATCTGTTTTTAGTAAAATATCAGCCATATGTAGTAAAAGTAATTAATTTCTTTCAATTGATTGTGGCTGTAACCACACATAAAAGCGAATGTTATTTATTATCTTGTTTTTAGTCGAAAAAAATGAAATTAAAAAGCATTTATAGTTAAAGTTTTGATAATTTACAGCATTATTTAACAAATATTAATCTAATCCATTAAACTATTTAGTATGAAAAAAACAATTACTTTATCATTATTAAGTTTTTTATTGACCTTTTCGGTTTTTGCTCAGCAAGAAAGAAATTGTTCGTCAATGGAAAATTTAGAATACAGAAAACAACTTGATCCAACGTTGCAACAAAGGATGGATCAGATAGAAGCTTTCACACAACAAAAAGCGGCATTACCTCAAACCGCTAGAGTCGATGGAAGTATAATTACTATACCAGTAGTTATTCATGTACTATATAGAAATAGTACAGAAAATATTAGTGAAGCACAAATTCAGTCTCAATTAGATGTTTTAAACGAAGATTTTAGACGT
This portion of the Olleya sp. Bg11-27 genome encodes:
- a CDS encoding ABC transporter ATP-binding protein: MADILLKTDSLSIDFKSEGSLKTIINNMSYVINKNEIVGIVGESGSGKSVSSLAILGLLPKQISKITSGSIVFNDLDLVKLNTKQFQKIRGQQIAMIFQEPMSSLNPSMTCGKQVEEVLFQHTKLTKKEVRAETLSLLEKVKLPDPNRVYKAHPHEISGGQKQRVMIAMAIACKPQLLIADEPTTALDVTVQKEIISLLKELQAETKMSIIFITHDLSLISEIANRVLVMYKGEIVEQNTVHNIFKHPKHNYTKALISSRPSLDVRLKTLPTITDVLNNTVSEAIITSEMRTIKHDKLYSKAPLLEVINLEKDYISKSGIFAKAETFKAVNNVSFNLYEGETLGLVGESGCGKSTLGNAILLLDKATKGQILYKGKDITTLNKTETIAIRKDIQIIFQDPYASLNPRITIGNAIMEPMKVHNLYTSDTERHEKTIEILNRVGLDNTAFNRYPHEFSGGQRQRIGIARTIALQPKLIVCDESVSALDISVQAQVLNLLNELKDNFGFTYIFISHDLAVVKYMSDQLLVMNHGQIEELDDADIIYNTPKKDYTKKLIAAIPKGL